From a region of the Chitinophaga caseinilytica genome:
- a CDS encoding ATP-dependent Clp protease adaptor ClpS, translated as MHYTGTGVSVQEAEDVLVETAEQFPFSLIVWNDEVNTFDWVIQSLMEVCGHTEEQAEQCALIIHFNGKYAVKNGSLTDLKPMLEALLDRGISATIEETVAS; from the coding sequence ATGCATTACACGGGAACAGGCGTATCCGTTCAGGAAGCGGAGGATGTGCTGGTGGAAACGGCGGAACAATTCCCATTTAGCCTGATAGTATGGAACGATGAAGTGAACACTTTCGACTGGGTGATCCAGTCTTTGATGGAAGTGTGCGGCCATACCGAAGAACAGGCCGAACAATGCGCGCTCATCATTCACTTCAACGGCAAATACGCTGTTAAAAACGGTTCATTGACCGACCTGAAGCCCATGCTCGAAGCCCTGCTCGACCGCGGCATCAGCGCCACCATCGAAGAAACAGTTGCTTCATAA
- a CDS encoding metal-dependent transcriptional regulator, translating to MNLTVAEENYIKSIYKLQDGDEVVSTNAIAYDLATKPASVTDMAKKLKEKKLIDYEKYQGISLTAEGRKLALQIVRRHRLWECFLVEKLSFSWDEVHEIAEELEHVRSEKLITRLSEFLGNPTTDPHGDPIPDAQGRISKSQPLISLDKATARRLEVAGVSDQSSALLEFLNAKGIRLGTQLDIIERYEFDNSVEVKIRNQSAFTLSEQVSKNIMVKSL from the coding sequence ATGAACTTGACGGTCGCGGAAGAGAACTATATCAAAAGCATTTACAAGCTGCAGGACGGGGATGAAGTGGTGAGCACCAATGCCATCGCTTACGACCTGGCCACCAAGCCGGCTTCGGTAACGGATATGGCGAAGAAGCTGAAAGAGAAGAAGTTGATCGATTATGAGAAGTACCAGGGCATCAGCCTCACCGCCGAAGGCCGTAAGCTTGCGTTGCAGATCGTTCGCCGCCACCGTTTGTGGGAATGTTTCCTGGTAGAAAAGTTAAGTTTCAGTTGGGACGAGGTGCACGAGATCGCCGAAGAGCTGGAGCATGTGCGGAGCGAAAAACTGATCACGCGGCTGAGCGAGTTTTTGGGCAACCCCACTACCGACCCGCATGGCGACCCCATCCCCGACGCGCAGGGCCGGATCTCCAAAAGCCAGCCCCTCATTTCGCTGGACAAAGCCACGGCGCGGCGGCTCGAAGTGGCCGGCGTGTCTGACCAATCGTCTGCCCTGCTGGAATTCCTCAACGCCAAGGGCATCCGGCTCGGCACCCAGCTCGATATTATAGAAAGATACGAATTCGACAACTCCGTGGAGGTCAAGATCCGCAATCAGTCTGCCTTTACACTCAGCGAACAGGTATCGAAGAACATCATGGTCAAATCATTGTAA
- a CDS encoding cation:proton antiporter has protein sequence MKGLVFLLNISLPLKDPVPIFSLVLFIILLAPIILRKFRIPSIIGLILAGMAIGDHGFRIIEQGSIKLFGNAGLLYIMFLAGLELDMTEFRKNRHRSVVFGAFTFFIPLLLGYVLCTYVLHFNLMATLLISSMFATHTLVAYPLASRLGINKNEAVTVAVGGTIITDTAVLLILAVITGAQTGNLDTAFWLRLGISFTIFSVVVMWGFPMIGRWFFKKIKDDKTSHFIFVLALVFLAAFLAELAGVEGIIGAFLAGLALNQLIPHTSPLMNRVEFVGNAIFIPFFLISVGMIVDLKVLLKGPEALIIAGSLTAMALLSKWFAAFFTQLVFGYTPTQRNVIFGLSSAHAAATIAVVLIGYNMGIINENVLNGTVVLILVTCMVSSFVTESAGRRLALVEADRKPEITGGPERFLIPIAQPERMEPLLDFALMVKQPGNPAPVYPLVVVQDDEEAREKIHLSNKTMEKAVIHAAASESNLQVVTRVDLNVTDGISRAVKELLISDVILAWSEKNSATDRIFGTIFGSTTDNVLQSVWETVWICDFHSPINTTKKLVLILPRNTEYELGFLHYMEKIVLLAKQAGARILAYCGKGTQGAVEKYIAEAKVSVEITFRTLENPEDFLVIARSVSADDMIVVVSARRGTISFQPYLEGIPAKMVRHFRENNIILIYPEQRTAENSEPGMQDEDISLMPIQEQLRNIHKLGRAVKKIFKGPNGKNDPEA, from the coding sequence ATGAAAGGATTGGTTTTTCTCTTGAATATCAGCTTGCCCCTCAAAGACCCGGTTCCGATTTTCAGCCTGGTGTTGTTTATCATCCTGCTCGCGCCGATCATCCTGCGCAAATTCCGCATTCCGAGCATCATCGGCCTGATACTGGCGGGCATGGCGATAGGGGACCACGGGTTCAGGATCATCGAACAGGGCAGCATCAAGCTGTTCGGGAACGCAGGGCTGTTATATATTATGTTCCTGGCCGGCCTGGAGCTGGATATGACGGAGTTCCGCAAGAACCGGCACCGCAGTGTCGTGTTCGGGGCTTTTACCTTTTTCATACCGCTTTTGCTGGGCTATGTTTTGTGTACCTACGTACTGCATTTTAACCTCATGGCCACGCTGCTCATCTCCAGCATGTTCGCCACCCATACCCTCGTGGCGTACCCGCTGGCCAGCCGGCTGGGCATCAACAAGAACGAAGCCGTGACCGTGGCCGTAGGCGGCACCATCATCACCGATACGGCCGTACTGCTCATCCTGGCCGTTATCACCGGCGCGCAAACCGGCAACCTCGACACCGCTTTCTGGCTGCGGCTGGGCATTTCCTTCACCATATTTTCCGTGGTGGTGATGTGGGGTTTCCCGATGATCGGGCGGTGGTTTTTCAAGAAGATAAAAGACGACAAGACGTCGCACTTCATATTCGTACTGGCGCTGGTGTTCCTGGCCGCGTTCCTCGCCGAGCTGGCGGGCGTGGAAGGGATCATCGGGGCGTTCCTGGCGGGGTTGGCGCTCAACCAGCTCATTCCCCACACGTCTCCCCTCATGAACCGCGTCGAGTTCGTGGGCAATGCCATCTTCATTCCCTTTTTCCTGATTTCGGTAGGGATGATCGTAGACCTGAAAGTATTGCTGAAAGGCCCGGAAGCCCTCATCATCGCGGGCTCGCTGACGGCCATGGCGCTCCTCAGCAAGTGGTTCGCCGCTTTTTTCACCCAGCTCGTTTTCGGATATACGCCCACCCAGCGCAACGTGATCTTCGGCCTCAGCAGCGCCCACGCCGCCGCCACCATCGCGGTAGTGCTGATCGGGTATAATATGGGCATCATCAACGAAAATGTGCTCAACGGCACGGTGGTGCTCATCCTCGTTACGTGCATGGTCAGCTCCTTCGTGACGGAAAGCGCCGGCCGCAGACTGGCGCTCGTAGAGGCCGACCGCAAGCCCGAGATCACCGGCGGACCGGAACGCTTCCTCATCCCCATCGCCCAGCCCGAACGCATGGAGCCCCTGCTGGATTTCGCGCTCATGGTCAAACAGCCCGGCAACCCCGCGCCCGTGTACCCCCTCGTGGTGGTGCAGGACGATGAAGAGGCCCGCGAAAAAATCCACCTCAGCAACAAAACCATGGAAAAAGCCGTGATCCACGCCGCCGCGTCGGAAAGCAACCTGCAGGTAGTGACGCGCGTAGATCTCAACGTAACCGACGGCATCTCCCGCGCCGTGAAAGAACTGCTCATCTCCGACGTGATCCTCGCCTGGAGCGAAAAGAACAGCGCCACCGACCGTATCTTCGGTACCATCTTCGGCTCCACTACCGACAACGTGCTGCAAAGCGTCTGGGAAACCGTCTGGATCTGCGATTTCCATTCGCCCATCAATACCACCAAAAAGCTTGTCCTCATTTTACCCCGCAACACGGAATACGAACTGGGTTTTTTGCATTACATGGAAAAGATCGTGCTGCTGGCCAAACAGGCCGGGGCGCGCATCCTGGCGTACTGTGGAAAGGGAACGCAGGGCGCGGTGGAGAAATATATCGCGGAGGCGAAAGTGAGCGTGGAAATCACTTTCCGCACGCTGGAAAACCCGGAAGATTTTCTCGTTATCGCCCGCAGCGTATCGGCAGACGATATGATCGTGGTGGTTTCCGCGCGGAGGGGCACCATTTCCTTCCAGCCTTACCTGGAAGGCATCCCCGCCAAAATGGTCCGCCACTTCCGCGAAAACAACATCATCCTCATCTATCCCGAACAACGCACCGCCGAAAACAGCGAGCCCGGTATGCAGGACGAAGATATTTCGCTCATGCCCATCCAGGAACAGCTGCGCAACATCCATAAGCTGGGGCGCGCCGTGAAGAAAATCTTCAAAGGCCCCAACGGGAAAAACGATCCTGAAGCATAA
- a CDS encoding Nramp family divalent metal transporter produces MRTQESSASLSEVHQSIDTTRPHRSKWRRILAFFGPAYLVSVGYMDPGNWATDLAGGSRYGYTLLWVLLMSNIMALLLQSLSARLGIVRGRDLAQANRETYPAPVNFILYILAEIAIAATDLAEVLGMAIGIQLLTGLPLMWGVSLTVLDTFLLLILQRYGIRKMEAFIIALVAIVGTSFLVQLLIAEPPMGEVVKGFVPALPDETALYIAIGIIGATVMPHNLYLHSALVQTRKISKTDSGIRRALRINFADTAIALNLAFFVNAAILILAATVFYKAGHTGIADLHEAHRMLEPLLGSKLAPILFAVALIAAGQSSTVTGTLAGQIVMEGYLRLRINPWLRRLITRLVAIIPALIVILVAGEEKIGELLVFSQVLLSLQLGFAIIPLIHFVSDKQTMGIFAIKPYVKAAAWLISSVLVYLNIRMVYNEAEALFTADNPWWVDGLILTVILGFIALLVITVIYPWLSRYRKMRSAQMHPANVSLGDLEKPVYGRIAMALDFSQQDERVIANALAQGNPGTHYVLIHIVESASARYFGKDAHDFETQKDQEQLDTYIRLLAQRGVKATGQLGYRHRAKEIARIVKAENADLLILGGHGHSGLKDWLYGETVNYVRHKVHIPVLVVQ; encoded by the coding sequence ATGCGTACGCAGGAATCCAGCGCCTCACTCAGCGAAGTTCACCAGAGTATAGACACCACCCGGCCCCATCGTTCCAAATGGCGAAGGATACTCGCCTTCTTCGGCCCGGCCTACCTCGTTTCCGTGGGGTACATGGACCCGGGGAACTGGGCTACCGACCTCGCAGGCGGCAGCCGCTACGGCTATACTTTGCTTTGGGTACTGCTGATGAGCAATATCATGGCCCTGCTCCTGCAAAGCCTCAGTGCGCGCCTGGGCATCGTTCGCGGGCGCGACCTCGCGCAGGCCAACCGGGAAACCTATCCCGCGCCGGTCAACTTCATTTTATATATCCTCGCCGAAATTGCCATTGCCGCTACCGACCTGGCCGAAGTGCTGGGCATGGCGATCGGTATCCAGCTGCTGACGGGGCTTCCGCTCATGTGGGGCGTTAGCCTTACCGTGCTCGATACGTTTTTGCTGCTCATCCTGCAGCGGTACGGCATCCGGAAGATGGAAGCGTTCATCATTGCGCTGGTGGCTATTGTGGGAACGTCGTTCCTCGTACAGCTGCTCATCGCGGAGCCGCCCATGGGCGAAGTGGTAAAAGGCTTCGTGCCGGCGCTGCCGGATGAAACGGCGCTCTACATCGCCATCGGGATCATCGGCGCCACGGTGATGCCCCATAACCTGTATTTGCATTCCGCGCTCGTGCAAACGCGTAAGATCAGCAAAACGGACAGCGGCATCCGCAGGGCGTTGCGCATCAATTTCGCGGATACGGCCATTGCGCTGAACCTCGCGTTTTTCGTGAACGCCGCCATCCTCATCCTCGCCGCCACCGTATTTTATAAAGCCGGCCATACCGGCATCGCAGACCTCCATGAGGCCCACCGAATGCTGGAACCCTTGCTGGGCAGCAAGCTCGCACCTATCCTCTTTGCCGTGGCGCTCATTGCGGCCGGCCAAAGCTCTACCGTTACGGGAACCCTCGCCGGGCAGATCGTCATGGAAGGCTATCTGCGGCTGCGCATCAACCCCTGGCTGCGCCGGCTGATCACGCGGCTGGTGGCCATTATCCCTGCATTGATCGTGATCCTGGTGGCGGGGGAAGAAAAGATCGGGGAGCTGCTCGTGTTCAGCCAGGTGTTGCTGAGCCTGCAGCTCGGATTCGCCATCATCCCGCTCATCCATTTCGTGAGCGATAAGCAAACGATGGGCATCTTCGCCATCAAACCGTATGTGAAAGCCGCGGCCTGGCTCATTTCCAGCGTTTTGGTGTATCTTAATATCCGGATGGTTTACAACGAAGCGGAAGCACTCTTCACGGCCGATAACCCCTGGTGGGTAGACGGGCTCATCCTCACGGTGATCCTCGGTTTCATCGCCCTGCTGGTCATCACCGTGATCTACCCCTGGCTCAGCCGTTACCGGAAAATGCGCTCGGCGCAGATGCACCCGGCCAACGTTTCCCTCGGCGATCTCGAAAAGCCCGTCTACGGCCGCATCGCCATGGCGCTCGACTTTTCGCAGCAAGACGAGCGCGTGATCGCCAACGCCCTCGCACAAGGGAACCCGGGCACCCATTACGTGCTCATCCATATCGTGGAAAGCGCGTCTGCCCGCTATTTCGGAAAAGACGCACACGATTTCGAAACGCAAAAAGACCAGGAACAGCTAGACACCTACATCCGCCTCCTCGCCCAACGCGGCGTAAAAGCCACCGGCCAATTGGGCTACCGCCACCGCGCCAAGGAAATCGCACGGATCGTGAAAGCGGAAAATGCAGACCTGCTCATCCTCGGCGGCCACGGCCACTCCGGGCTGAAAGACTGGCTCTATGGCGAAACCGTGAATTACGTCCGCCACAAGGTCCACATCCCCGTGCTGGTCGTGCAATAA
- the aat gene encoding leucyl/phenylalanyl-tRNA--protein transferase yields the protein MPLFHLPENELYFPPVSMSEPDGLLAIGGDLSPERLLLAYRSGIFPWYNRKPILWWSPDPRFVLYPSELNISHSMKQVLKKGTFRISYNECFETVVDRCRTAPREGQDGTWITRDMLRAYTSLHKQGYAMSVECWQNDALVGGLYGVKIGRCFFGESMFAAVSNASKAAFITFVQDHATRLAIIDCQVHTHHLASLGARFVSRVTFLDTVQRNLD from the coding sequence ATGCCCCTTTTCCATCTCCCCGAAAACGAACTGTATTTCCCGCCGGTGTCTATGTCGGAACCCGACGGACTGCTCGCCATCGGTGGAGACCTTAGCCCGGAGCGGCTCCTGCTGGCCTACCGTTCCGGTATTTTTCCCTGGTACAACCGTAAGCCCATCCTCTGGTGGAGCCCCGATCCCCGGTTCGTACTCTATCCTTCAGAACTGAACATTTCCCACAGCATGAAGCAGGTCCTCAAAAAAGGGACCTTCCGGATCAGCTATAACGAATGCTTCGAAACCGTGGTAGACCGCTGCCGCACCGCTCCCCGCGAAGGGCAAGACGGCACCTGGATCACGCGGGATATGCTCCGCGCCTATACTTCCCTCCACAAACAGGGCTACGCCATGAGCGTGGAATGCTGGCAGAATGATGCGCTCGTGGGTGGATTATATGGTGTGAAGATCGGCCGCTGCTTCTTCGGCGAAAGCATGTTCGCCGCCGTGAGCAACGCTTCCAAGGCTGCGTTCATCACTTTCGTGCAAGACCATGCCACCCGGCTCGCCATTATCGACTGCCAGGTACATACCCATCACCTCGCCTCCCTGGGCGCAAGGTTCGTGAGCCGCGTCACCTTCCTGGACACGGTGCAGCGCAACCTCGATTAA